One segment of Syntrophorhabdus sp. DNA contains the following:
- a CDS encoding TMEM165/GDT1 family protein, which produces MGVYLASVIFVVLAEMGDKTQLLAMAFASRYRWQTVLWGVFVATLVNHFLAVVAGSYLTKFVPIQYIQIAASASFILFGLWTIRGDTLEGEDKRFNFSPFWTVAVAFFFAEMGDKTQLATVALATKYSNIIVVWLGTTTAMIIADAIGIIIGIVMGKKIPERFVKWFAAIIFMLFGAVGLYQYLPKSLLTPPAIMVGLALIVLLTVLIARRNNAKA; this is translated from the coding sequence GTGGGTGTATACCTGGCATCGGTCATCTTCGTCGTTCTCGCCGAGATGGGTGACAAGACCCAGCTTCTCGCAATGGCCTTCGCTTCACGGTATCGCTGGCAGACGGTGCTGTGGGGGGTGTTCGTCGCGACCCTCGTCAACCATTTCCTCGCCGTCGTCGCCGGGAGCTATCTCACGAAGTTCGTCCCCATACAGTACATCCAGATAGCGGCTTCCGCCTCTTTCATACTCTTTGGCCTCTGGACCATCCGGGGAGACACCCTGGAAGGGGAAGACAAACGGTTCAACTTCAGCCCCTTCTGGACCGTCGCCGTGGCCTTTTTCTTCGCCGAGATGGGAGACAAGACCCAACTCGCCACCGTGGCCCTCGCAACGAAATACAGCAACATCATCGTCGTCTGGCTCGGCACCACGACGGCGATGATCATCGCCGACGCCATCGGCATCATCATCGGGATCGTCATGGGCAAGAAGATCCCCGAGCGTTTCGTCAAATGGTTCGCCGCCATCATCTTCATGCTCTTCGGCGCCGTCGGTCTCTATCAGTACCTGCCGAAAAGTCTGCTCACACCGCCCGCAATAATGGTGGGGCTCGCCCTCATTGTCCTTCTGACCGTCCTCATCGCCCGCCGGAACAACGCAAAGGCGTGA
- a CDS encoding UbiX family flavin prenyltransferase yields MKKIIVAITGATGVIYGIRLLEVLRDFDVESHLILSTQAKANIECETDRSAQDVEQLASKVHDVNNLAAPVSSGSFRTDGMIIAPCTIKTLSAIANSYDDNLVVRAADVVLKERRRLIVAVRETPLHKGHLELMARVADLGGIVLPPVPAFYFHPRTIEDIVDHAVGKMLDLMDIDHSLFKRWQGE; encoded by the coding sequence ATGAAGAAGATCATTGTGGCAATCACCGGGGCGACGGGCGTCATCTATGGGATAAGGCTCCTTGAAGTCCTGAGGGATTTCGATGTGGAAAGCCACCTGATCCTGTCCACACAGGCGAAGGCGAACATAGAGTGCGAGACGGACCGAAGCGCACAGGACGTGGAACAGCTTGCCTCAAAGGTGCACGATGTGAACAACCTCGCGGCACCAGTGTCGAGCGGTTCCTTCAGGACAGACGGGATGATCATTGCCCCCTGCACAATAAAGACCCTGTCCGCCATAGCCAATTCATATGACGACAATCTTGTTGTCAGGGCCGCGGACGTGGTTCTCAAGGAGCGCAGGAGGCTTATTGTAGCGGTGCGGGAGACCCCGCTCCACAAGGGGCATCTTGAATTGATGGCCAGGGTTGCCGATCTCGGAGGGATCGTCCTGCCTCCCGTGCCCGCCTTCTATTTTCATCCCCGAACCATCGAAGACATCGTAGACCACGCCGTGGGGAAAATGCTGGACCTCATGGACATTGACCATTCGCTGTTCAAGAGATGGCAAGGGGAATAG
- a CDS encoding Tim44 domain-containing protein, producing the protein MFFLSCIVLETAAEARAGGGRSMGSRGFSSGSRSSGGSYNRSTPYNTTNPTRQQAANPQQPNPYSPRRSFLYGLGGGLMGGMIGNMLFGRSGYGGTGGYGGGGFGFGDIIILLIIAGIIYYVYKRYKAMRQMQMSTASPSGYNSYAYNEPAYDNSYTSQPAGGSVSDGLRHIAEMDPAFNEQSFRDTAEDLFFNIQGGWTRRDISGIASLLTPQMRDIFQGDINRYLEEKKVNRLENIAVRQVEIVDAVQDEGEEFITVRYTASLLDFTTDEAGTVLAGSATDPVKFLEYWTYARKVGERGWKLAAITQEQDHR; encoded by the coding sequence ATGTTCTTTCTCTCCTGCATTGTCCTCGAAACGGCCGCCGAGGCGCGGGCCGGCGGCGGACGGAGCATGGGGTCCCGGGGTTTCAGTTCGGGGAGCAGGAGCTCCGGTGGTTCCTATAACCGGTCCACTCCCTACAACACGACAAACCCGACCCGCCAGCAGGCGGCCAACCCGCAACAGCCGAATCCTTACAGCCCGCGAAGGAGCTTCCTCTACGGCCTCGGCGGGGGCCTCATGGGCGGGATGATCGGCAACATGCTTTTCGGCAGGTCCGGTTATGGTGGAACGGGAGGCTACGGCGGCGGAGGGTTCGGTTTCGGGGACATCATCATCCTCCTTATCATAGCTGGGATCATCTACTACGTCTACAAGCGCTACAAGGCAATGAGGCAGATGCAGATGAGCACCGCCTCCCCGTCAGGCTATAACTCCTACGCGTACAACGAGCCGGCTTATGACAATTCTTACACGTCTCAGCCTGCCGGCGGCTCCGTATCCGACGGTCTTCGCCACATCGCCGAAATGGACCCGGCATTCAACGAACAGTCCTTCCGGGACACGGCCGAGGACCTCTTTTTCAATATCCAGGGCGGCTGGACGCGCCGCGACATCAGCGGCATCGCCAGCCTCCTGACACCGCAGATGCGGGACATCTTCCAGGGAGATATCAACCGTTACCTGGAGGAAAAAAAGGTGAACCGCCTCGAGAACATAGCGGTGCGGCAGGTGGAGATCGTCGATGCCGTGCAGGACGAGGGAGAGGAGTTCATCACCGTCCGGTACACGGCGAGCCTGCTCGACTTCACCACCGATGAGGCGGGCACCGTCCTTGCGGGCAGTGCCACGGACCCGGTGAAGTTCCTCGAATACTGGACCTATGCGCGCAAGGTAGGCGAACGCGGCTGGAAGCTCGCCGCCATCACCCAGGAGCAGGATCACCGCTGA